A region from the Serinibacter arcticus genome encodes:
- the mvk gene encoding mevalonate kinase, with translation MLRTGRGVAHAKVILFGEHAVVHGEPAIALPIDALGVHATAAHVPGDLTVRSSLYTGPLADAPDLMSAPRAVVHATLDRLGLPHRDIAITVIGDVPHARGLGSSAAVAGALVRALADHAGQPLDEATYLELVDVGEKVAHGTPSGLDARATAASQPVWFEAGVARRLATRMTAVLVVADSGHAGRTRHAVGSVASFLERHPVRGAALIAGLGALAHGAALDLAADRPSQVGEKMTTAQGMLRELGVSSPELDVLVDAAMAAGALGAKLTGGGQGGCVIALVRDVAEADAVGTALRAAGAVAVWHHPIGPDTEDS, from the coding sequence GTGCTCAGAACAGGACGCGGCGTCGCCCACGCCAAGGTGATCCTGTTCGGTGAGCACGCCGTCGTGCACGGGGAGCCCGCGATCGCGCTCCCGATCGACGCCCTCGGCGTCCACGCGACCGCCGCCCACGTCCCCGGCGACCTCACGGTGCGCAGCAGCCTGTACACCGGCCCCCTCGCGGACGCGCCGGACCTGATGAGCGCCCCCCGCGCCGTCGTGCACGCCACGCTCGACCGCCTCGGGCTCCCGCACCGCGACATCGCGATCACGGTGATCGGCGACGTCCCGCACGCGCGCGGGCTCGGCTCGAGCGCCGCCGTCGCCGGCGCCCTCGTGCGGGCCCTGGCCGACCACGCCGGGCAGCCGCTCGACGAGGCCACCTACCTCGAGCTCGTCGACGTCGGGGAGAAGGTCGCGCACGGCACGCCGTCGGGCCTGGACGCGCGCGCCACCGCGGCGTCGCAGCCCGTGTGGTTCGAGGCCGGGGTCGCCCGCCGGCTCGCGACGCGGATGACGGCGGTGCTCGTCGTCGCCGACTCCGGTCACGCCGGCCGCACCCGGCACGCGGTCGGCAGCGTCGCCTCCTTCCTCGAGCGCCACCCCGTCCGCGGCGCCGCGCTCATCGCGGGTCTCGGCGCGCTCGCGCACGGCGCCGCGCTCGACCTCGCTGCCGACCGCCCGTCCCAGGTCGGCGAGAAGATGACGACGGCGCAGGGCATGCTCCGCGAGCTCGGCGTCTCGAGCCCCGAGCTGGACGTGCTGGTGGACGCCGCGATGGCCGCCGGCGCGCTCGGCGCCAAGCTCACCGGGGGCGGCCAGGGCGGCTGCGTCATCGCCCTCGTGCGTGACGTGGCGGAGGCCGACGCCGTCGGGACGGCGCTGCGGGCCGCGGGCGCCGTCGCTGTCTGGCACCACCCGATCGGACCCGACACGGAGGACTCGTGA
- the mvaD gene encoding diphosphomevalonate decarboxylase, producing MTTATATATAHANIALVKYWGKRDAERMLPATSSLSLTLDAFLTTTTVTLAEGGTAPGSEHTATLDGGALTGGQLAKVQRFLDLVRGLDGVEPSLAARPAHVTSLNTVPTGAGLASSASGFAALAGAAAAAYGLDLAPRDLSRLARRGSGSASRSIFGDFVVWHAGDLADPERGDLTSYAEPVPAAADLDVAMAVVVLNAGPKSIGSREAMARTVATSPYFPAWVEHTEADVAEAEAAIAAGDLERLGDLAEASAMRMHATMLAARPAVRYLAPASLEVLDAVAALRAAGTGAWATMDAGPNVKVLCARADLETVTAVLADGGRRRVLPALPGPGMVVERQARP from the coding sequence GTGACCACCGCCACCGCCACCGCCACCGCGCACGCCAACATCGCCCTGGTGAAGTACTGGGGCAAGCGCGACGCCGAGCGGATGCTGCCCGCGACGTCGTCCTTGTCCCTCACGCTCGACGCGTTCCTCACGACGACGACCGTGACGCTGGCGGAGGGAGGGACCGCGCCCGGCTCGGAGCACACCGCGACGCTCGACGGCGGCGCGCTCACGGGCGGTCAGCTCGCCAAGGTGCAGCGCTTCCTCGACCTCGTGCGCGGCCTCGACGGTGTCGAGCCCTCGCTCGCCGCCCGTCCGGCGCACGTGACCTCGCTCAACACCGTGCCGACCGGCGCCGGGCTGGCCAGCTCCGCGTCCGGCTTCGCCGCCCTCGCGGGCGCCGCCGCCGCGGCCTACGGGCTCGACCTCGCCCCGCGCGACCTCTCGCGCCTGGCCCGCCGCGGCTCCGGCTCGGCGTCGCGCTCGATCTTCGGCGACTTCGTCGTCTGGCACGCCGGAGACCTGGCCGACCCCGAGCGCGGCGATCTCACCTCCTACGCCGAGCCCGTCCCGGCCGCGGCCGACCTCGACGTGGCGATGGCCGTCGTCGTGCTGAACGCCGGCCCGAAGAGCATCGGCAGCCGCGAGGCGATGGCGCGCACGGTCGCCACGTCGCCGTACTTCCCCGCCTGGGTCGAGCACACCGAGGCCGACGTGGCCGAGGCGGAGGCGGCGATCGCCGCCGGCGACCTGGAGCGGCTCGGCGATCTCGCCGAGGCCAGCGCCATGCGGATGCACGCGACGATGCTCGCCGCGCGCCCCGCCGTCCGCTACCTCGCGCCCGCCTCGCTCGAGGTGCTCGACGCCGTCGCCGCCCTCCGCGCCGCCGGAACCGGGGCCTGGGCGACCATGGACGCCGGGCCGAACGTCAAGGTGCTGTGCGCCCGCGCCGACCTGGAGACGGTGACGGCGGTGCTGGCCGACGGCGGCCGTCGCCGCGTGCTGCCGGCGCTGCCTGGACCCGGGATGGTCGTCGAGCGGCAGGCTCGTCCGTGA
- a CDS encoding phosphomevalonate kinase: MRPPPFAPNPAWDGVGTTALAPGKLFVAGEYGVVEAGQPAVLIAVDRRLSVTLRDADAPQELPGHGWSYLAATRDVLTELARERGLRERPFRVRTLSDLEDADLDGHGPRKYGLGSSAAVTAGAVVALESWYGLALTPDERLKAALLATWRVNARASGADVATALIGGWVDVGSPDRDAVGALLDGARGSVAAVLAQPWPGLHAAALPTPSFRVLVGWSGRPASTTSLVAAVRGQGGLPPWFVERSSACVAALRAAVVADDAAAASDAVAATRANLLELSAAVGVPLETPALATLVEVAREHGLVAKSSGAGGGDCGIALAPAGTDEAALHAAWERAGVQPLPVELGPGAAIAPR, encoded by the coding sequence GTGAGGCCGCCGCCGTTCGCGCCGAACCCCGCGTGGGACGGCGTGGGCACGACCGCGCTCGCACCCGGCAAGCTCTTCGTGGCGGGCGAGTACGGCGTCGTGGAGGCCGGCCAGCCGGCGGTGCTGATCGCCGTCGACCGCCGCCTCTCGGTGACGCTGCGCGACGCCGACGCCCCGCAGGAGCTCCCCGGCCACGGCTGGTCCTACCTCGCGGCGACGCGCGACGTGCTGACCGAGCTCGCGCGTGAGCGCGGTCTGCGGGAGCGCCCGTTCCGCGTCCGGACGCTCAGCGACCTCGAGGACGCCGACCTCGACGGCCACGGCCCCCGCAAGTACGGCCTCGGCTCGTCCGCCGCGGTGACGGCGGGCGCCGTCGTCGCGCTCGAGAGCTGGTACGGCCTGGCGCTGACCCCCGACGAGCGGCTCAAGGCCGCGCTGCTCGCCACCTGGCGGGTCAACGCCCGCGCGTCCGGCGCGGACGTCGCGACGGCACTGATCGGGGGCTGGGTCGACGTCGGCAGCCCGGACCGCGATGCCGTCGGCGCGCTGCTCGACGGCGCTCGCGGGTCGGTCGCCGCCGTCCTCGCGCAGCCGTGGCCGGGCCTGCACGCCGCCGCGCTGCCGACGCCGAGCTTCCGCGTGCTGGTGGGCTGGTCGGGGCGTCCGGCGTCCACGACGTCGCTCGTCGCGGCGGTGCGCGGGCAGGGCGGGTTGCCGCCGTGGTTCGTCGAGCGCTCGAGCGCGTGCGTCGCGGCCCTGCGCGCCGCCGTCGTGGCGGACGACGCCGCGGCCGCGAGCGACGCCGTCGCCGCCACGCGCGCGAACCTGCTCGAGCTGAGCGCCGCCGTCGGCGTCCCGCTGGAGACGCCCGCGCTCGCGACGCTGGTGGAGGTGGCGCGTGAGCACGGACTGGTGGCCAAGTCCTCGGGCGCCGGGGGTGGCGACTGCGGCATCGCGCTCGCCCCGGCGGGAACCGACGAGGCTGCCCTGCACGCGGCGTGGGAGCGCGCCGGGGTGCAGCCGCTGCCGGTCGAGCTGGGCCCGGGCGCCGCGATCGCGCCGCGGTGA
- the fni gene encoding type 2 isopentenyl-diphosphate Delta-isomerase — protein sequence MTTTDPASDSTAQRKDDHIRLAMEQHSGETVRDYDHVRFVHHALAGGSRDTVDVSSPAFGWSAPFYVSGMTGGTAKAAEINRGLGIVARETGIPVACGSMGIVLRQPEVAPTFTVLREANPDGFVMANTNANVSGADAARIVEIMGADALQVHVNAAQETAMPEGDRDFSRWEGNIAAIIDAVGVPVIVKEVGAGLSRGTVAALRDIGVGGVDLAGRGGTDFGAIESARRTDSGRHYLAGWGQSSVASLLETAGLDGVGSLGPVGDGGAPRAALLASGGVRHPLDVVRALALGADAVGVAGTFLKVLTTDGEDALIALVREWLTEIADLMALLGTRDVAGLRTTDVLVTGPLREYAELRGFDVTAYARRGPWSRV from the coding sequence ATGACGACGACCGACCCGGCCAGCGACTCGACGGCGCAGCGCAAGGACGACCACATCCGGCTGGCGATGGAGCAGCACTCCGGGGAGACGGTGCGCGACTACGACCACGTCCGCTTCGTCCACCACGCCCTCGCGGGCGGCTCGCGCGACACCGTCGACGTGTCCTCGCCCGCCTTCGGCTGGAGCGCGCCGTTCTACGTCAGCGGCATGACGGGCGGCACGGCCAAGGCTGCCGAGATCAACCGCGGCCTCGGGATCGTGGCGCGCGAGACCGGCATCCCGGTGGCGTGCGGCTCGATGGGGATCGTGCTGCGTCAGCCCGAGGTCGCGCCCACGTTCACGGTGCTGCGGGAGGCCAACCCGGACGGGTTCGTCATGGCCAACACCAACGCCAACGTCAGCGGCGCGGACGCGGCCCGGATCGTCGAGATCATGGGCGCCGACGCGCTGCAGGTGCACGTGAACGCCGCGCAGGAGACCGCGATGCCCGAGGGCGACCGCGACTTCTCCCGCTGGGAGGGCAACATCGCGGCGATCATCGACGCCGTCGGCGTCCCCGTGATCGTCAAGGAGGTCGGGGCCGGTCTCTCGCGCGGCACGGTCGCGGCGCTGCGCGACATCGGTGTCGGCGGCGTCGACCTGGCCGGTCGTGGCGGTACGGACTTCGGGGCGATCGAGTCGGCCCGCCGCACCGACTCCGGCCGCCACTACCTCGCCGGCTGGGGACAGTCCTCGGTCGCGTCGCTGCTGGAGACAGCGGGGCTCGACGGCGTGGGCTCGCTCGGACCGGTCGGCGACGGCGGCGCCCCCCGCGCCGCGCTGCTCGCCTCCGGCGGCGTGCGGCACCCGCTCGACGTCGTGCGGGCGCTCGCGCTCGGCGCCGACGCCGTGGGCGTGGCCGGGACGTTCCTCAAGGTGCTGACGACGGACGGCGAGGACGCGCTGATCGCCCTCGTGCGGGAGTGGCTGACGGAGATCGCCGACCTGATGGCGCTGCTGGGCACGCGCGACGTCGCGGGCCTGCGGACCACCGACGTGCTCGTCACGGGACCGCTGCGCGAGTACGCGGAGCTGCGCGGGTTCGACGTCACGGCGTACGCCCGTCGCGGGCCCTGGTCGCGCGTCTGA
- a CDS encoding asparaginase, whose amino-acid sequence MTADPTHAPTSPTGETFVARDAVELAVLERSGFVETRHLGSAIVLGPDGAVVRALGDVATPILPRSCLKPVQAATTHALGAALPGVHAALATASHSGTDRHVAVVEAMLASGGLTAQDLRCPVAHPSDTATRTALTIAGADPARIRMNCSGKHAAMLLACLAQGWSTHDYLDPGHPLQRDVVATVERVGGEHVAATAIDGCGAPVHALSLTALARTVRWATTASADATDAHERGAAAVVAAVHADPWAIDGPGRENTEVIASLGTFAKGGAEGVMVMAAPDGHVVALKILDGGPRATSVVALALLVAAGSLDPDAVAALTTLPTQVRGGDEVVGRLRAVV is encoded by the coding sequence GTGACCGCTGACCCCACCCACGCCCCCACCTCCCCCACCGGCGAGACCTTCGTCGCCCGCGACGCCGTCGAGCTCGCCGTGCTCGAGCGCTCGGGGTTCGTCGAGACCCGCCACCTGGGCTCGGCGATCGTGCTCGGGCCCGACGGCGCCGTGGTGCGCGCCCTCGGGGACGTGGCGACGCCGATCCTGCCGCGCTCCTGCCTCAAGCCGGTGCAGGCCGCGACGACGCACGCGCTCGGCGCCGCCCTGCCCGGCGTCCACGCCGCGCTCGCGACCGCCTCGCACTCCGGCACCGACCGCCACGTCGCCGTCGTGGAGGCGATGCTCGCGAGCGGCGGCCTGACGGCGCAGGACCTGCGGTGCCCGGTCGCTCACCCCTCCGACACCGCCACCCGCACCGCGCTGACGATCGCCGGAGCGGACCCCGCGCGGATCCGCATGAACTGCTCCGGGAAGCACGCCGCGATGCTCCTGGCCTGCCTCGCCCAGGGCTGGTCCACCCACGACTACCTCGACCCGGGCCACCCGCTGCAGCGCGACGTCGTCGCCACGGTCGAGCGGGTCGGTGGCGAGCATGTCGCGGCCACCGCGATCGACGGGTGCGGGGCTCCTGTCCACGCCCTCTCGCTCACCGCGCTCGCCCGCACCGTGCGCTGGGCGACCACCGCCTCCGCCGACGCGACCGACGCCCACGAGCGGGGCGCGGCCGCCGTCGTCGCCGCCGTGCACGCCGACCCGTGGGCCATCGACGGTCCCGGCCGCGAGAACACCGAGGTCATCGCCTCGCTCGGGACGTTCGCCAAGGGTGGTGCCGAGGGCGTCATGGTGATGGCGGCGCCGGACGGTCACGTCGTCGCGCTCAAGATTCTCGACGGCGGGCCGCGCGCCACGAGCGTCGTCGCCCTCGCGCTGCTGGTGGCGGCCGGGTCGCTGGACCCCGACGCCGTCGCGGCGCTGACGACGCTGCCGACCCAGGTCCGGGGCGGAGACGAGGTGGTCGGGCGGCTCCGCGCCGTCGTGTGA
- a CDS encoding aminotransferase class V-fold PLP-dependent enzyme, whose amino-acid sequence MSVIDIAPATSPIAAVRDAFVGGRGYLSACTLGLPPRAARDALRADVDAVSAGRPDPVRYSAAVERSRELFASLVNVDRTRVAVGSQVSVLGALVATAVPDGGEVLVPEGDFSSVALPFVHAGRGLRVRAVPLARLADAIGPGTALVAFSNVQSATGAVADTDAILAAAAAHGARTYCDATQAVGWLPVDASRFDALACHSYKWLCAPRGAAFLTLAESFADAVRPLHAGWYAGADPWSSCYGHEVELASDASRFDVSPAWQSFLAAEASLELFASLDPAALHAHATGLAAAFRARLGLGEETRASAIVTWADPDGADLARLSAAGLTASGRAGRARVAFHVFNDAEDVELAARALGR is encoded by the coding sequence ATGAGCGTCATCGACATCGCCCCCGCGACCAGCCCGATCGCTGCCGTGCGCGACGCCTTCGTCGGCGGTCGCGGCTACCTCTCGGCGTGCACGCTGGGCCTGCCGCCGCGGGCTGCGCGGGACGCGCTACGCGCCGACGTCGACGCCGTCTCCGCGGGCCGGCCGGACCCCGTCCGCTACAGCGCCGCCGTCGAGCGCAGCCGCGAGCTGTTCGCCTCCCTGGTGAACGTGGACCGGACACGCGTCGCCGTCGGATCGCAGGTCTCGGTGCTGGGTGCGCTCGTGGCCACCGCGGTGCCCGACGGCGGCGAGGTCCTCGTCCCCGAGGGCGACTTCTCCTCCGTGGCGCTCCCCTTCGTGCACGCCGGCCGCGGGCTGCGGGTGCGCGCCGTCCCGCTGGCCCGGCTCGCCGACGCGATCGGCCCCGGCACGGCGCTGGTCGCGTTCTCGAACGTCCAGTCCGCCACGGGGGCGGTCGCCGACACCGACGCGATCCTCGCGGCCGCCGCGGCGCACGGCGCGCGCACCTACTGCGACGCCACCCAGGCCGTCGGCTGGCTCCCCGTCGACGCGAGCCGGTTCGACGCGCTCGCCTGCCACTCCTACAAGTGGCTGTGCGCGCCGCGCGGGGCGGCGTTCCTCACGCTCGCCGAGTCCTTCGCCGACGCCGTCCGCCCGCTGCACGCCGGGTGGTACGCGGGCGCCGACCCGTGGTCCTCCTGCTACGGCCACGAGGTCGAGCTCGCCAGCGACGCGAGCCGGTTCGACGTCTCCCCCGCGTGGCAGTCCTTCCTGGCCGCCGAGGCCTCCCTGGAGCTGTTCGCCTCGCTCGACCCCGCGGCCCTCCACGCCCACGCGACCGGGCTCGCCGCGGCGTTCCGCGCACGGCTCGGGCTGGGCGAGGAGACGCGTGCGAGCGCGATCGTCACGTGGGCCGATCCCGACGGCGCCGACCTCGCCCGTCTGAGCGCGGCCGGCCTCACGGCCTCGGGCCGCGCGGGTCGCGCCCGCGTGGCGTTCCACGTGTTCAACGACGCTGAGGACGTCGAGCTGGCCGCCCGGGCGCTGGGGCGCTGA
- a CDS encoding LysR family transcriptional regulator has translation MTDHELDEGVLDAGALRLVRAIAETGGITAAATALGYSQPAVSQQLRRLETRLGVALVERVGRGVRLTEAGAVLARHAVGVATAIEAAAGELAELRGLRSGRVRLVGFPSASPTVIPRVLADLAARHPGVTVTYVEAEPPEAVQAVREDRADIALTFSYPGDPGDPHGRSAHGLAVGEVGTDRLLAVVPAAHPLAGRREVRLAQLAHESWIAGCPRCRGHLLEACGRAGFAPRIAFETDNVVAVEALVARGIGVATLPRMAVEAFPMLPGVATVELGVDEARTLHVVTAHEADRVPAVRAALDAVSRAVTDAGRG, from the coding sequence ATGACCGATCACGAGCTCGACGAGGGCGTGCTGGACGCCGGTGCCCTCCGACTCGTCCGCGCGATCGCCGAGACCGGCGGGATCACCGCGGCCGCGACGGCGCTCGGCTACAGCCAGCCTGCGGTGAGCCAGCAGCTGCGTCGGCTCGAGACCCGACTCGGCGTGGCGCTCGTGGAGCGCGTGGGCCGCGGCGTGCGTCTCACCGAGGCCGGAGCGGTCCTGGCGAGGCACGCCGTCGGCGTCGCGACGGCGATCGAGGCCGCCGCGGGCGAGCTCGCCGAGCTGCGTGGGCTGCGGTCCGGACGGGTGCGGCTCGTCGGGTTCCCGTCCGCCTCGCCGACCGTCATCCCGCGAGTCCTGGCCGACCTCGCCGCACGTCACCCCGGCGTCACCGTGACCTACGTCGAGGCCGAACCGCCCGAGGCGGTGCAGGCCGTCCGCGAGGACCGGGCCGACATCGCGCTGACGTTCAGCTACCCGGGCGATCCCGGTGATCCGCACGGTCGCAGTGCGCACGGCCTCGCGGTGGGGGAGGTCGGGACGGACCGGCTGCTCGCCGTCGTCCCCGCCGCGCACCCGCTGGCGGGCCGGCGCGAGGTGCGCCTGGCGCAGCTCGCGCACGAGAGCTGGATCGCCGGCTGCCCCCGGTGCCGGGGTCACCTGCTCGAGGCGTGCGGGCGAGCGGGGTTCGCGCCACGCATCGCGTTCGAGACCGACAACGTCGTGGCCGTGGAGGCGCTCGTGGCGCGGGGGATCGGTGTCGCGACCCTGCCGCGGATGGCCGTCGAGGCGTTCCCGATGCTTCCCGGCGTCGCGACGGTCGAGCTCGGCGTGGACGAGGCGCGCACGCTGCACGTCGTCACGGCGCACGAGGCTGACCGGGTGCCGGCGGTGCGGGCGGCGCTGGACGCCGTGAGCCGGGCGGTGACCGACGCGGGACGCGGGTGA
- a CDS encoding DinB family protein has translation MDTSEKDFLNRYLRKARRELLDTLDGLTEAQVRRPMTGTGTNLLGLVKHVATVEIGYFGGVFGRPEPDLPWAADDADVNADMWATAEESREQILALQEESVRIAEATIAELDLDAVGHVPWWGERGAVTLRQILVHVGFEVSRHAGHADIVRELLDERAGHGDGNLAELDTVQWSAYRARLAEVASSFDPIGEGA, from the coding sequence ATGGACACGAGCGAGAAGGACTTCCTGAACCGCTACCTCCGCAAGGCCCGTCGCGAGCTCCTCGACACGCTCGACGGCCTGACCGAGGCGCAGGTCCGGCGCCCGATGACGGGTACCGGCACCAACCTCCTCGGGCTCGTCAAGCACGTGGCCACCGTCGAGATCGGGTACTTCGGCGGGGTCTTCGGGCGACCCGAGCCCGACTTGCCCTGGGCGGCCGACGACGCCGACGTCAACGCCGACATGTGGGCGACGGCCGAGGAGTCGCGCGAGCAGATCCTCGCGCTGCAGGAGGAGTCCGTCCGGATCGCCGAGGCGACGATCGCCGAGCTCGACCTCGACGCCGTCGGGCACGTGCCGTGGTGGGGCGAGCGCGGCGCGGTGACGCTGCGGCAGATCCTCGTGCACGTCGGGTTCGAGGTCTCACGTCACGCCGGCCACGCCGACATCGTGCGCGAGCTCCTGGACGAGCGCGCCGGCCACGGCGACGGCAACCTCGCCGAGCTGGACACGGTTCAGTGGTCCGCCTACCGGGCTCGGCTGGCCGAGGTCGCGAGCAGCTTCGACCCGATCGGCGAGGGCGCCTGA
- a CDS encoding metallopeptidase family protein, with protein MAVEMTLEDFEVCVSEGLDLVPPELAQVMDNVVVLVEDLPPPEEPQDLLGLYDGTPLTERDGWWASGSLPDRITIFRLPTLAVCEDAEHVAEEVAVTVVHEIAHHFGIDDDRLHELGWD; from the coding sequence ATGGCGGTCGAGATGACCCTCGAGGACTTCGAGGTCTGCGTCTCCGAGGGCCTGGACCTCGTCCCGCCCGAGCTCGCCCAGGTGATGGACAACGTCGTCGTGCTGGTGGAGGACCTGCCGCCGCCGGAGGAGCCGCAGGACCTGCTCGGCCTGTACGACGGAACCCCCCTCACCGAGCGCGACGGCTGGTGGGCGAGCGGCTCCCTCCCCGACCGCATCACGATCTTCAGGCTCCCCACCCTCGCGGTGTGCGAGGACGCCGAGCACGTGGCCGAGGAGGTGGCGGTCACGGTGGTGCACGAGATCGCCCACCACTTCGGGATCGACGACGACCGGCTGCACGAGCTCGGCTGGGACTGA